One genomic window of Bos taurus isolate L1 Dominette 01449 registration number 42190680 breed Hereford chromosome Y, ARS-UCD2.0, whole genome shotgun sequence includes the following:
- the LOC132344536 gene encoding RNA-binding motif protein, X chromosome-like, producing MMEADRPGKLLIGGLSAETTEESLEAEFGKYGHIVEVLLIKDRNTNKSRGFAFITFESPADAKDAAKEMNGKFLDGKTIKVEQANKPSFESGGRQKLQPPARNRGHPRNLRWERGGSGGARGRMSHGGNFGDNGYSLNTSSSRGPYPVKKGPSSRCQGPSPKRSAPSVQGRSSSGMRGRGPVLRRENYRGGPRRQPVSSRRDNYVSPRDYGYATKDSYSGRDPSSRDTKNYAPPSRDYAYHDYGHSSSWDDHSSRGHSDHDGYGGSRDRDYSEHRSGGSYRDSYRSYGGSHGAVSGRGPPLSYGRGRHYDDYSSTRDRNGGGQKSYSCSRSDTYLSGRDRGGRQEQGFPSSKDRVYPAPHESYSSSGYEASRGGHGGNRSERVGRNRY from the exons ATGATGGAAGCAGATCGGCCTGGAAAACTGTTAATAGGAGGCCTCAGTGCTGAAACAACGGAGGAGTCTCTTGAAGCTGAATTTGGGAAATATGGTCACATTGTGGAAG TTCTCTTGATAAAGGATCGGAACACAAACAAGTCGAGAGGCTTTGCTTTCATTACTTTTGAGAGCCCCGCAGATGCAAAGGATGCTGCCAAAGAAATGAATGGAAAG TTTTTGGATGGAAAAACAATTAAAGTAGAACAAGCCAATAAACCATCTTTTGAAAGTGGTGGTAGACAGAAACTGCAACCCCCTGCAAGAAACAGGGGCCATCCAAGAAATCTGAGATGGGAAAGAGGAGGATCTGGTGGAGCAAGAGGGCGTATGTCTCATGGAGGAAACTTTG GTGATAATGGATATAGTCTCAACACGAGCTCTTCAAGAGGACCCTATCCAGTTAAAAAAGGACCATCTTCAAGATGTCAAGGTCCTTCTCCTAAAAGATCTGCTCCTTCTGTTCAAGGGCGAAGCAGTAGTGGAATGAGAGGACGAG gtcCAGTATTGCGgagagaaaattacagaggagGTCCTCGTAGACAGCCAGTGTCTTCTCGGAGAGATAACTATGTGTCACCAAGAGATTATGGTTATGCTACTAAAGacag ttaCTCAGGCAGAGATCCAAGTTCGCGAGACACCAAGAATTATGCTCCACCATCTAGAGACTATGCATACCATGATTACGGCCATTCAAGTTCTTGGGATGATCATTCCTCTAGAGGACATAG TGATCATGATGGCTATGGTGGAAGCCGTGATAGAGATTATTCTGAACATCGAAGTGGAGGCTCTTACAGGGATTCATATAGGAGTTATG GGGGCTCCCACGGTGCTGTATCAGGAAGAGGTCCACCTCTGAGTTACGGCAGAGGTCGTCACTATGACGATTATAGCAGTACAAGAGATAGAAATGGAGGAGGGCAGAAAAGTTACTCATGCAGCCGAAGTGATACATACTTAAGTGGTCGTGACCGTGGTGGAAGACAAGAACAAGGATTTCCATCCTCCAAGGATAGGGTGTACCCTGCTCCTCATGAGTCATACAGTAGCTCAGGTTATGAGGCTTCCAGGGGAGGTCATGGGGGAAACCGATCTGAAAGAGTAGGCCGAAACAGATACTAA